The proteins below come from a single Leptotrichia sp. oral taxon 223 genomic window:
- the cbiD gene encoding cobalt-precorrin-5B (C(1))-methyltransferase CbiD has product MEEYVYFNGKKLRYGYTTGSSATAAAKAALMYLLDSGENDIPEVTIGLPSGKPLTIKVNSLKRKDNYALASVLKDGGDDPDVTHGLEIFSKVNLRNDAKINIFGGIGVGKVTKKGLPIAPGNSAINPVPLKMIRQAVESVLPQGMGADVEIFVPKGEETAKKTLNAKLGIIGGISILGTTGIVKPMSEEAWKASLAIELKMALENSENGEVIFLFGNRGKKYLSDNFEDNTSQSVVISNFVGYMFDRACEFEARKIYFIGELGKFVKVAGGIFHTHSRVSDAKMEILTANALLVGESMENLKKIMASNTTEEATKYIEKTEVYDLLAKKAKQKCEEYCRRNGWDLEVETLIISAERKELGSSKHFFDNFKRKGL; this is encoded by the coding sequence ATGGAAGAATATGTATATTTTAATGGCAAGAAGCTAAGATATGGCTATACAACGGGAAGTTCTGCAACCGCAGCTGCGAAAGCCGCACTTATGTATCTTCTGGACAGCGGAGAAAACGACATACCCGAAGTAACAATCGGACTTCCCTCAGGAAAACCCTTGACAATAAAAGTAAACTCATTGAAAAGAAAGGATAATTACGCTTTGGCATCAGTTTTAAAGGATGGTGGAGATGATCCTGATGTTACTCATGGTTTGGAAATTTTTTCAAAAGTAAATTTGAGAAATGATGCAAAAATAAATATTTTTGGTGGAATAGGAGTTGGAAAAGTTACTAAAAAAGGGCTTCCTATTGCTCCTGGAAATTCCGCAATAAATCCGGTACCCTTAAAAATGATAAGACAGGCTGTGGAAAGCGTATTGCCGCAAGGTATGGGGGCAGATGTGGAAATATTTGTTCCAAAAGGTGAAGAAACTGCTAAAAAGACATTGAATGCAAAACTTGGAATTATTGGTGGAATCTCGATCCTTGGGACGACTGGGATAGTAAAGCCAATGTCGGAAGAAGCGTGGAAGGCATCACTTGCCATTGAGTTAAAAATGGCTCTTGAAAATTCAGAAAATGGAGAAGTTATTTTTTTATTTGGAAATAGAGGAAAAAAATATTTGAGTGACAACTTTGAGGATAACACTTCTCAATCGGTTGTAATAAGCAACTTTGTGGGCTATATGTTTGACAGGGCATGTGAATTTGAAGCAAGAAAAATTTACTTTATTGGTGAACTTGGAAAATTTGTGAAAGTTGCAGGCGGAATATTTCATACACACAGCAGAGTTTCTGACGCAAAAATGGAAATTCTCACAGCGAATGCGTTGCTTGTTGGCGAAAGCATGGAAAACTTAAAAAAGATAATGGCTTCCAACACAACCGAAGAAGCTACAAAATACATTGAAAAAACAGAAGTTTACGATCTTCTGGCAAAAAAAGCCAAACAGAAATGCGAAGAATATTGCCGAAGAAACGGCTGGGATCTGGAAGTGGAAACGCTTATTATTTCTGCTGAAAGAAAAGAACTGGGAAGTAGTAAGCATTTTTTTGATAATTTTAAAAGAAAAGGGCTTTGA
- a CDS encoding precorrin-8X methylmutase, protein MSYIKDPKGIEVRSFEIITEGLGNKADHFAENENPIVKRLVHTTGDFGYAEITEFYNDAVNSAMEAIKSGCKIYCDTNMIVTGLNKAGLAKFGCSAYCLVNDEKVAKEAKERGITRSMVGIERAVKDKDTKIFLIGNAPTALFKLLEEIDKDGAEKPKLIAGVPVGFVGCPESKAALSGYDVPFIRTNGTKGGSTVAVAVLHGILYQMFERDRY, encoded by the coding sequence ATGTCGTATATTAAGGATCCGAAAGGGATAGAAGTAAGAAGTTTTGAGATAATTACGGAAGGGTTAGGAAACAAGGCAGATCATTTTGCTGAAAATGAAAATCCGATTGTGAAAAGGCTTGTGCATACTACTGGGGATTTTGGGTATGCGGAAATTACAGAGTTTTATAATGATGCTGTAAATTCGGCTATGGAAGCTATAAAATCAGGGTGCAAGATATATTGTGATACAAATATGATTGTTACTGGGCTAAACAAAGCAGGTCTTGCGAAATTTGGATGTTCGGCATACTGCCTTGTAAATGACGAGAAAGTGGCAAAAGAAGCTAAGGAAAGAGGAATTACAAGATCAATGGTTGGAATTGAAAGAGCAGTGAAAGATAAGGATACAAAAATATTTCTGATTGGAAATGCTCCAACAGCATTATTTAAACTTCTTGAAGAGATAGATAAGGATGGAGCAGAAAAACCTAAACTGATTGCAGGAGTGCCAGTAGGCTTTGTAGGATGCCCTGAATCAAAGGCGGCACTTTCAGGTTACGATGTGCCGTTTATAAGAACTAACGGTACAAAAGGCGGAAGCACAGTGGCTGTGGCAGTATTGCACGGAATACTGTATCAGATGTTTGAAAGAGATAGATATTAA
- a CDS encoding cobyrinate a,c-diamide synthase, protein MKKILISGAMSGSGKTTVSSILMSAFENVAPFKVGPDYIDPGYHELFTGNKSYNLDAFMFDENTLRHIFETGAKEGNIAIVEGVMGLYDGIGHDKDNFSTAHVSRILDIPVILVVNAKGISTSIAAEVLGFKLFDKNVKIKGIILNNVSSEKLYLNLKEAVERFTGIECVGYLPKNEKLSVESRHLGLKQAFELKGSKELDEKKQLFKEIAQNCLNLERIYEIAEEFQVKGDMDCFEPIKGLKGKYKGKRVGIAKDRAFSFYYESNLSLMKFSGLEIVEFSPIKDEKIPENLDMIYLGGGYPELYWKELSENVSMKKSIRQAYENGVKIYGECGGFIYLTNKLNLLDGNSGNFCGIIDVEISMKNRLNIGRFGYINIKTENGICTKGHEFHYSEISVDNEKKKFYKIEKNDGRNWTCGYRKSSLLAGYPHISFYSNIEFFKYLIEKL, encoded by the coding sequence ATGAAAAAAATACTTATATCAGGAGCAATGAGTGGTAGCGGAAAGACTACGGTAAGCAGCATATTAATGTCGGCTTTTGAAAACGTGGCACCTTTTAAGGTTGGTCCTGACTACATTGATCCTGGCTATCATGAACTTTTTACAGGGAACAAGTCTTATAATCTGGATGCATTTATGTTTGATGAAAACACATTAAGGCATATATTTGAAACAGGGGCAAAAGAGGGCAATATCGCTATAGTCGAGGGAGTTATGGGACTTTATGATGGAATCGGGCATGACAAGGATAATTTTAGTACAGCTCATGTATCAAGAATACTTGATATTCCAGTAATTCTCGTAGTTAACGCAAAAGGAATCTCCACAAGTATAGCTGCCGAAGTTTTGGGTTTCAAGCTGTTTGATAAAAATGTTAAAATAAAGGGCATTATTTTAAATAATGTTTCTTCTGAAAAGCTGTATTTAAACTTGAAGGAAGCGGTAGAAAGATTTACTGGAATAGAGTGCGTAGGATATTTGCCGAAAAATGAGAAATTATCGGTGGAAAGTAGACATTTGGGATTGAAACAGGCTTTTGAACTGAAAGGTTCAAAAGAACTTGATGAAAAGAAACAGCTGTTTAAGGAAATTGCACAAAATTGCTTGAATTTAGAAAGAATTTATGAAATAGCAGAAGAATTTCAAGTTAAGGGAGATATGGACTGTTTTGAGCCAATAAAAGGCTTGAAGGGCAAGTATAAAGGAAAACGTGTGGGAATTGCCAAAGATAGGGCATTTTCCTTTTACTATGAGTCAAATCTTTCGCTTATGAAATTCTCAGGCTTGGAAATAGTCGAATTCAGTCCTATAAAAGATGAAAAAATACCGGAAAACCTGGATATGATCTATCTTGGCGGAGGCTATCCTGAACTTTACTGGAAAGAATTGTCTGAAAATGTTTCCATGAAGAAAAGCATAAGGCAGGCTTATGAAAATGGAGTAAAAATCTATGGAGAATGTGGTGGATTTATCTATTTGACGAATAAGCTGAACTTGCTAGATGGAAATAGCGGGAATTTCTGCGGAATTATAGATGTGGAAATTTCCATGAAAAACAGGTTAAATATCGGAAGATTTGGATACATAAATATAAAAACTGAGAATGGAATCTGTACAAAGGGACACGAATTTCATTATTCAGAAATTTCTGTAGACAATGAAAAGAAAAAATTTTACAAAATAGAAAAAAACGATGGAAGAAACTGGACTTGTGGATATAGGAAAAGTAGCCTACTGGCAGGCTATCCGCATATTTCTTTTTATTCAAATATAGAATTTTTCAAATATTTAATTGAAAAATTGTAA
- a CDS encoding energy-coupling factor ABC transporter ATP-binding protein, with amino-acid sequence MLRLENITFSYDKETEALKDITLNIEKGRKTLFLGENGSGKSTLFLIMNGLLQAQKGSIYFEGEKIKHKKKDLEDLRRKVGIIFQDPEIQIFAPLVFQEVAYGPENLGYSSEKVEENVNRAMKEINITDLKDRPCHHLSYGQKKRVSIAAITAMEPELLILDEPTAWLDSRNTKRVSEILDNFSKAGKTMVVSTHDTDFAYEFADYIYVLEKGRIVRQGSRDEVFEDFEFLKKLNLNIPNVLKIKSYLKYKNLDENDYYKFLEEKNLL; translated from the coding sequence ATGCTTAGACTTGAAAATATAACCTTTTCGTATGATAAAGAAACAGAGGCTCTGAAAGATATAACTTTGAATATTGAAAAAGGTAGAAAAACATTATTTCTTGGGGAAAATGGCTCAGGAAAATCAACTTTATTTTTAATAATGAACGGACTTTTGCAGGCGCAAAAGGGCAGTATCTATTTTGAAGGGGAAAAAATAAAACATAAAAAAAAGGATTTGGAAGATCTGAGAAGAAAAGTTGGGATAATTTTTCAAGATCCCGAAATACAGATTTTTGCTCCTTTAGTATTTCAGGAAGTAGCCTATGGGCCTGAAAATCTTGGCTATTCCAGTGAAAAAGTGGAAGAAAATGTAAACAGGGCAATGAAAGAAATCAATATAACAGATTTAAAAGATAGACCTTGTCATCATCTGAGCTACGGACAGAAAAAAAGAGTCTCAATAGCCGCAATTACAGCAATGGAGCCAGAACTGCTCATTCTGGATGAACCAACTGCGTGGCTTGATTCTAGAAATACAAAAAGAGTATCAGAAATTTTGGATAACTTTTCCAAAGCAGGGAAAACGATGGTAGTATCGACGCATGATACCGATTTTGCCTATGAATTTGCTGATTATATCTATGTGCTTGAAAAAGGGAGAATTGTACGGCAAGGGAGCAGGGACGAGGTTTTTGAGGATTTTGAATTTTTGAAGAAATTAAATTTGAATATTCCAAATGTACTGAAAATAAAAAGCTATCTCAAGTATAAAAATCTTGATGAAAATGATTACTATAAATTCTTGGAGGAAAAAAACTTGTTATGA
- a CDS encoding CbiQ family ECF transporter T component — MLIDKVSYTNPIKNINPGVKFILSMTTLVFLLYTGSKTVFIFNFILFNLLLLFVVKVKISDLLKLNFVPALFILTTVISLLLIKADIWTFLLRSFSSITVIYFLICSTPVIDLDYIFEKMRFPKIFREMFLLIYRYIFLLFDNKEKLQNAQEVRLGYSSFKNGMKSFPMLVVAILKKTYYYNLNSIKAVESRMGKEFIFSHRKYKKIGFEIIFVIIIFAINLYLVVKYNA, encoded by the coding sequence ATGCTAATAGATAAAGTATCTTACACAAATCCCATAAAAAATATAAATCCCGGAGTAAAGTTTATATTGTCAATGACGACATTAGTATTTTTGCTTTATACAGGAAGTAAAACAGTATTTATTTTTAATTTTATATTGTTTAATTTACTTCTCTTATTTGTTGTAAAAGTAAAAATAAGCGACTTATTAAAGCTGAACTTTGTTCCGGCTTTATTTATTTTGACGACTGTAATTTCGCTGCTACTTATAAAGGCGGATATATGGACATTCTTACTTCGTTCATTTTCTTCGATAACAGTAATTTATTTCCTTATCTGCTCAACGCCTGTTATAGATCTGGATTATATATTTGAAAAAATGAGATTTCCTAAAATATTTAGGGAAATGTTTCTGTTAATTTACAGATATATATTTTTATTATTTGATAATAAAGAAAAGTTGCAGAATGCACAGGAAGTAAGGCTGGGATACAGCAGCTTTAAAAATGGGATGAAGTCATTTCCGATGCTGGTAGTCGCCATATTAAAAAAAACATACTACTATAATCTGAATTCTATAAAGGCTGTGGAATCACGGATGGGAAAAGAGTTTATCTTTTCTCATAGAAAATATAAAAAAATTGGGTTTGAAATAATTTTCGTAATAATAATATTTGCAATAAACTTATATCTGGTGGTAAAATACAATGCTTAG
- a CDS encoding energy-coupling factor ABC transporter substrate-binding protein: MSENKNKSVFKKNIILIIAIILIGVIPLLLVKSEFGGSDDKGEEVIKTIKPDYEPWAKNLIELPGDETESLLFALQAALGAGIVGYVLGYFKGERKNANR; this comes from the coding sequence ATGTCAGAAAATAAAAACAAAAGTGTATTTAAAAAGAATATTATTTTAATAATTGCAATAATTTTAATAGGTGTTATTCCTTTGCTTCTCGTAAAATCTGAATTTGGAGGATCTGATGACAAGGGAGAAGAAGTAATAAAAACTATAAAACCTGATTATGAGCCATGGGCTAAAAATTTAATAGAATTACCAGGAGATGAAACTGAAAGTCTGCTGTTTGCATTACAGGCGGCATTAGGTGCAGGAATTGTAGGATATGTATTAGGCTATTTCAAAGGTGAAAGAAAAAATGCTAATAGATAA
- a CDS encoding energy-coupling factor ABC transporter permease, producing the protein MKKRTLLFLVLTGMLLIGINGYSMHIMEGFLPLNWVIVWFVVCIPFWIIGIKKLQTVSKGSVQDKMTLALAGAFIFVLSALKIPSVTGSSSHPTGVGLSAILYGPFVTSILGTIVLIFQAGLLAHGGFTTLGANTVSMAIAGPIVSYLIYKSLAKKNRAVAIFLAAAIGDLATYVVTSLQLALAYPSAEGGVVASFIKFGMVFAVTQIPLAIIEGLLTNVVMNILEKYNVKGVEA; encoded by the coding sequence ATGAAAAAGAGAACATTATTGTTTTTAGTTTTAACTGGCATGCTGTTAATAGGCATAAATGGTTATTCAATGCACATTATGGAAGGTTTTTTACCTTTAAACTGGGTTATAGTATGGTTTGTGGTTTGTATTCCGTTCTGGATTATAGGGATAAAGAAACTTCAGACTGTTTCTAAAGGAAGCGTGCAGGATAAGATGACACTTGCATTAGCAGGAGCATTTATATTTGTGTTATCCGCACTAAAAATTCCGTCAGTTACAGGAAGTTCATCACATCCAACAGGAGTAGGGCTTTCGGCTATATTATACGGACCTTTTGTAACTTCCATTCTTGGAACAATCGTATTGATATTTCAGGCAGGATTACTTGCTCACGGAGGATTTACAACTCTTGGGGCAAATACTGTTTCGATGGCGATAGCAGGGCCAATTGTTTCATATTTGATTTATAAGAGCCTTGCTAAGAAGAATAGGGCAGTTGCAATATTTCTGGCTGCGGCAATAGGAGATCTTGCCACATATGTGGTTACATCTTTACAGCTTGCGCTTGCATATCCATCTGCTGAAGGCGGAGTAGTTGCTTCGTTTATCAAATTTGGCATGGTGTTTGCAGTAACTCAGATTCCTCTTGCTATCATCGAAGGGCTGCTTACAAATGTAGTAATGAATATACTTGAAAAATATAATGTAAAAGGGGTGGAAGCATAA
- a CDS encoding ABC transporter ATP-binding protein, whose amino-acid sequence MSNINDVILETKNLTKIYEKSNNKKVIACNNINLKIRKGKTLGIVGESGSGKTTLVNMLMDLEKPASGEILYHGRDMSKFTKKEIWENRQNIQIVFQDPWTAFNPKMNVMQILTEPLMNYGRLKKSKRRQKAVELLKMVDLPAEFVTKYPQNMSGGQRQRLGIARAISLEPEILICDEATSALDVSIQKNIVELLVKLQKEKNITMIFICHDIALIESFAHEIVVMYHGEMVEVIEGGQISEKAKHPYTKSLLNAIFPVRGEMMEFT is encoded by the coding sequence TTGTCTAATATTAACGATGTAATTCTTGAAACAAAAAATCTTACAAAAATTTATGAAAAATCAAATAATAAAAAAGTTATAGCTTGTAACAATATAAATTTAAAAATCCGAAAAGGTAAAACATTGGGAATAGTTGGAGAATCAGGATCAGGGAAAACAACACTTGTAAATATGCTTATGGATTTGGAAAAACCAGCTTCTGGAGAAATTCTGTATCACGGAAGGGATATGAGCAAGTTTACAAAAAAAGAAATATGGGAAAATAGACAAAATATCCAGATAGTCTTTCAAGATCCATGGACAGCCTTCAATCCCAAAATGAACGTTATGCAAATCCTTACAGAACCATTAATGAATTATGGAAGGTTAAAAAAATCAAAAAGACGGCAAAAAGCAGTAGAACTTCTTAAAATGGTTGATTTACCAGCAGAATTTGTAACAAAGTATCCACAAAATATGAGCGGTGGGCAAAGGCAAAGGCTTGGAATCGCAAGAGCAATTTCGCTTGAGCCAGAGATACTTATATGCGATGAGGCAACTTCCGCCCTTGATGTTTCCATTCAAAAAAACATAGTCGAACTTCTCGTAAAGCTACAAAAAGAAAAAAACATAACAATGATTTTTATATGCCACGACATTGCACTCATAGAATCTTTTGCACACGAAATCGTAGTAATGTATCACGGAGAAATGGTGGAAGTAATAGAAGGCGGACAAATTTCTGAAAAAGCAAAACATCCATATACGAAGTCATTATTGAATGCAATTTTTCCTGTGCGTGGAGAAATGATGGAATTTACATAG
- a CDS encoding ABC transporter ATP-binding protein — protein MLEIKNLTIQYGEKPPVVEDFSLSLKKGEIIAIVGESGSGKSTVLSSILGLLPNTGKIISGDIAYNGKSMLKNTLSQWRELRGTEITMISQDSGGTLNPIRKIGKQFVEYIQTHSKISTKEAEEKAKDMFSKVNLPDPEIIMKSYPHQLSGGMKQRVGIAMALTFHPKIILADEPTSALDVITQAQIVKEIMELRKAFDTSIIMVTHNLGVAAYISDKIIVMQNGKIADAGDKNTIINNPKSDYTKKLLASVPEIGGERLV, from the coding sequence ATGTTAGAAATAAAAAATTTGACAATCCAGTATGGAGAAAAGCCTCCAGTGGTTGAAGATTTTTCTCTTTCATTGAAAAAAGGTGAAATAATAGCAATTGTAGGGGAAAGCGGTAGTGGAAAATCTACCGTTCTTTCTTCTATTTTAGGACTTTTACCAAATACTGGGAAAATAATTTCAGGCGATATAGCTTATAACGGTAAATCAATGCTTAAAAATACCCTTAGTCAATGGAGGGAACTGCGAGGAACTGAAATAACTATGATTTCACAGGATTCAGGAGGAACTCTTAATCCAATAAGAAAAATAGGAAAACAGTTTGTCGAATACATTCAGACACATTCCAAAATATCAACAAAAGAAGCTGAAGAAAAAGCAAAAGATATGTTTTCTAAAGTAAACTTGCCAGATCCTGAAATCATTATGAAAAGCTATCCGCACCAGCTATCAGGTGGAATGAAACAGCGTGTAGGAATAGCAATGGCACTTACTTTTCATCCAAAAATTATTCTGGCGGATGAGCCAACGAGTGCATTGGATGTGATAACGCAGGCTCAGATAGTGAAGGAAATAATGGAATTAAGAAAAGCATTTGACACTTCAATAATAATGGTAACTCATAATTTAGGAGTTGCAGCATATATTTCTGATAAAATAATTGTCATGCAAAATGGAAAAATAGCCGATGCAGGCGATAAAAATACAATTATAAACAATCCAAAAAGTGACTACACAAAAAAACTGTTGGCATCTGTTCCTGAAATTGGAGGTGAAAGGCTTGTCTAA
- a CDS encoding ABC transporter substrate-binding protein, with translation MLKNRKSKFLVLILALFTLLVACGGKSAKSKSNPDELVVGVTTFADTLEPTDQYFGWVITRYGVGENLTKFDEKGDLQPLLAESWKLSDDKLEWTFKIRDGVTFSNGHPLTAEAVKKSIERVFEKNKRAETYFKYAAIEANGQTLKIKTREPVAILPQTLADPLFLVVDTSVNTDEFAQKGPIGTGPFVVQEFKSGEQTVVVRNEKYWNGKAKLAKVTFKDINDQNTRALALKSGEIDVAYNLKVTNKADFEGDKNIVINELKSLRSTYAFMNQTKGLKDKALREAIIRGSNRQNYTQNLLQGGATPGKAPVPPTLDYGFNELKDENAYNPESAKKILADAGYKDTNGDGYLERPDGSKLDLNFVIYTSREELGIYAQAFQADMKEIGIKVTLKPVSYETLLTMRDDSNFDLMIWNVLAANTGDPEKYLDENWDSTAKTNQTGYANPEVDKLLKELSKEFDKAKRKDLIVKIQQLIMNDAATLFFGYETTFLYSNKSVTGLKMYPMDYYWITKDVAKVN, from the coding sequence ATGTTAAAAAATCGTAAAAGTAAATTTTTAGTTTTAATTTTAGCTTTATTCACGTTGTTAGTAGCGTGTGGAGGGAAAAGTGCAAAAAGTAAAAGTAATCCAGATGAATTGGTAGTAGGAGTTACTACGTTTGCGGATACCCTTGAGCCAACAGATCAGTATTTTGGCTGGGTTATAACTCGTTATGGTGTAGGGGAAAATTTGACAAAATTTGATGAAAAAGGGGATCTGCAGCCATTGCTTGCTGAAAGCTGGAAATTAAGCGATGATAAATTGGAATGGACTTTTAAAATAAGAGATGGCGTAACTTTTTCAAATGGACATCCATTAACAGCGGAAGCAGTAAAAAAATCAATTGAAAGAGTTTTTGAAAAAAATAAAAGAGCTGAAACATATTTTAAATATGCCGCAATAGAAGCCAATGGACAAACTTTGAAAATAAAAACAAGGGAACCTGTGGCAATATTGCCTCAAACATTGGCAGATCCGTTATTTCTTGTTGTAGATACATCTGTTAATACAGATGAATTTGCTCAAAAAGGGCCAATAGGAACAGGACCGTTTGTAGTACAGGAATTTAAATCTGGTGAACAGACAGTAGTTGTAAGAAATGAAAAATATTGGAATGGAAAAGCAAAATTGGCAAAAGTAACATTTAAAGACATAAATGATCAAAATACAAGAGCATTGGCACTAAAATCTGGAGAAATTGATGTGGCATACAACTTGAAAGTTACTAACAAAGCTGATTTTGAAGGGGATAAAAATATTGTAATAAATGAATTAAAATCGCTAAGATCAACTTATGCCTTTATGAACCAGACTAAAGGATTGAAGGACAAAGCGTTAAGAGAAGCAATAATAAGAGGTTCAAATAGACAAAACTATACGCAGAACTTGTTACAAGGTGGAGCAACTCCTGGAAAAGCGCCAGTTCCGCCAACATTGGACTACGGATTTAATGAATTAAAGGATGAAAATGCGTATAATCCTGAGAGTGCTAAAAAAATACTGGCAGATGCAGGATACAAGGATACAAATGGAGATGGATATCTGGAACGTCCTGACGGATCAAAACTTGACTTGAACTTTGTAATTTATACAAGTAGGGAAGAATTGGGGATTTATGCTCAGGCATTTCAGGCTGATATGAAGGAAATTGGAATAAAAGTAACATTAAAACCTGTAAGCTATGAAACTCTTTTAACTATGAGAGATGATTCCAACTTTGATTTAATGATTTGGAATGTACTTGCCGCAAATACAGGAGATCCTGAAAAATACCTAGATGAAAACTGGGACAGCACAGCAAAAACAAATCAGACTGGGTATGCAAATCCAGAAGTCGATAAATTGTTAAAAGAATTATCAAAAGAATTTGACAAGGCTAAGAGAAAAGATCTGATTGTAAAAATACAGCAATTAATAATGAATGATGCGGCTACATTGTTCTTTGGATATGAAACTACATTCCTTTACAGCAATAAATCGGTAACAGGACTTAAAATGTATCCGATGGATTATTACTGGATAACAAAAGATGTGGCAAAAGTTAATTAA
- the nikC gene encoding nickel transporter permease translates to MVILIAIFAPAIVPRDPFKMIAPSLRRPSRQYIFGTDHLGRDLFSRIIYGSRYSVFMTLALIFIVFLVGTVLGVIAGYFGGIADTVIMRFGDMMIAFPGLIFAIAIAGLLNPSVKNSIIAIAAVTWTKYARLARSMVLKIKQELYVKAAKLTGSKDYSVIFKYIIPNMITTMIVTAVSDMGTLMLEIAALSFLGFGAQPPTPEWGAMLNEGRTTLSSAPWMMLYPGLAIVIVVTIFNMLGDSVRDLVDIKSE, encoded by the coding sequence ATGGTAATTCTGATAGCGATTTTTGCCCCTGCTATAGTACCTAGAGATCCTTTTAAAATGATTGCCCCAAGTTTGCGACGGCCATCAAGGCAGTATATTTTTGGGACAGATCACCTTGGCAGGGATTTGTTTTCTAGAATTATATATGGTTCAAGATATTCGGTATTTATGACTTTGGCCTTAATTTTTATAGTTTTTTTAGTGGGAACGGTACTTGGAGTGATAGCAGGATATTTTGGCGGAATAGCGGATACTGTGATAATGAGGTTCGGAGATATGATGATTGCGTTTCCAGGATTAATTTTTGCCATAGCAATAGCTGGACTCTTGAATCCAAGCGTTAAAAATTCAATTATAGCAATAGCGGCAGTTACTTGGACAAAATATGCAAGGCTTGCAAGAAGCATGGTTCTTAAAATAAAGCAGGAACTGTATGTAAAAGCTGCAAAATTAACGGGAAGCAAAGATTATTCGGTAATATTCAAATATATCATTCCCAATATGATTACAACGATGATAGTAACGGCAGTTTCAGATATGGGAACATTAATGCTGGAAATAGCGGCACTTTCATTCTTAGGATTTGGAGCACAGCCACCGACACCCGAATGGGGAGCAATGCTTAATGAAGGGAGAACAACCCTTAGCAGTGCACCGTGGATGATGTTATATCCAGGGCTGGCAATAGTGATAGTTGTAACCATATTTAATATGCTGGGGGATTCGGTAAGGGATTTAGTCGATATAAAAAGTGAGTAG